One genomic window of Pseudomonas aeruginosa includes the following:
- the fliD gene encoding flagellar filament capping protein FliD encodes MANSTTINGYNSGLDIKNIVSTLVAAEKAPKEAQLKRLESDTTAKFTGIGQLKSAISDLQTILKELNKPELFQKRSASTSDEKFAAATATKDALPGIYKLEVTQLASVSKVATASFADGYKTTSGGTLTIKQGADDAGVTVNVAAGATLAEVRDSLNAQLKDKGITANIVNNPGDGTSRLVFTGKDSGAGKDVFVQGSSGLENFNIGSVGADGKLTLSQLDGSSSSSSGYITQAKNAKFSIDGLTLESPTNTVDKVINGVTFELKTVTDTNKPITISVEQDRGGVKDNIKKFVEAYNKLVGVTSELTGVTKVGDDKAPVVGALVGDSSVRNLLTTMRNEMVQPGQGTDVRMLADMGITTKKDGTLEIDDKKLDKVLKDKFESVSALFTGDTGLMKRLDDKLTPYTQTGGVLQQRLDGLQDTIKSVDTQREALNRRVEQLQDRLLKQFTAMDQLIGQLNQTSGRMAQALSSLPGLVKKS; translated from the coding sequence ATGGCGAACAGTACGACGATCAACGGCTACAACTCGGGCCTTGATATCAAGAACATCGTTTCCACCCTGGTGGCGGCCGAGAAGGCGCCGAAGGAGGCGCAGCTCAAGCGTCTGGAAAGCGACACCACCGCCAAGTTCACCGGCATCGGCCAGCTCAAGAGCGCGATCTCCGACCTGCAGACCATCCTCAAGGAACTGAACAAGCCCGAGCTGTTCCAGAAGCGCTCGGCGAGTACCAGCGACGAGAAGTTCGCCGCCGCCACCGCGACCAAGGACGCCCTGCCGGGTATCTACAAGCTCGAAGTGACCCAGCTGGCCAGCGTCAGCAAGGTGGCCACCGCGTCGTTTGCCGATGGCTACAAGACCACTTCCGGCGGAACCCTGACCATCAAGCAGGGTGCCGACGATGCCGGTGTCACGGTAAACGTCGCGGCGGGCGCGACCCTCGCCGAAGTGCGCGACTCGCTCAACGCGCAGCTGAAGGACAAGGGCATCACCGCCAACATCGTCAACAACCCTGGAGACGGAACCTCGCGACTGGTCTTCACCGGCAAGGATTCCGGCGCCGGCAAGGACGTGTTCGTCCAGGGCAGTTCCGGCCTGGAGAACTTCAACATCGGCAGCGTCGGCGCCGATGGCAAGCTGACCCTGTCCCAGTTGGACGGTAGCTCCTCCAGCAGCAGCGGCTATATCACCCAGGCGAAGAATGCCAAGTTCAGCATCGACGGCCTGACCCTGGAAAGTCCGACCAATACGGTCGACAAGGTCATCAACGGCGTCACCTTCGAGCTGAAGACGGTCACCGACACCAACAAGCCGATCACCATCTCGGTCGAGCAGGACCGTGGCGGCGTCAAGGACAACATCAAGAAGTTCGTCGAGGCCTACAACAAGCTGGTCGGCGTGACTTCGGAACTGACCGGCGTGACCAAGGTGGGCGACGACAAGGCTCCCGTGGTCGGTGCCTTGGTCGGTGACAGCAGCGTGCGCAACCTGCTCACCACCATGCGCAACGAGATGGTCCAGCCGGGGCAAGGTACCGATGTTCGCATGCTCGCCGACATGGGTATCACCACCAAGAAAGACGGCACCCTGGAGATCGACGACAAGAAACTCGACAAGGTTCTGAAGGACAAGTTCGAGTCGGTTTCCGCTCTGTTCACCGGCGATACCGGCCTGATGAAGCGTCTCGACGACAAGCTCACGCCTTACACCCAGACCGGCGGTGTGCTCCAGCAGCGCCTGGATGGATTGCAGGACACCATCAAGTCGGTGGATACCCAGCGCGAAGCGCTCAATCGCCGGGTCGAGCAGTTGCAGGATCGTTTGCTCAAGCAGTTCACCGCCATGGACCAGTTGATCGGCCAGCTCAACCAGACCAGCGGACGCATGGCCCAGGCTCTTAGCAGCCTGCCTGGCCTTGTGAAGAAAAGCTGA
- a CDS encoding flagellar protein FlaG, translating to MDVSNVNNSTAAPVIRLFGSASSSDGARPAGQAGEAAASASAQRTGDVRMGDKEQRAAVEEAVSSIEKFTQSIRRDLSFSLDDSTGRVVVKVTDSTSGEVIRQIPSEEALRLAERLDEARSLLFKAEA from the coding sequence ATGGACGTCAGCAATGTCAACAATTCGACGGCTGCTCCGGTAATCCGGCTGTTCGGCTCGGCGTCTTCTTCCGATGGCGCACGCCCGGCCGGCCAGGCCGGCGAGGCGGCCGCCAGCGCAAGCGCGCAACGGACGGGCGACGTCAGGATGGGCGACAAGGAGCAACGCGCTGCGGTCGAGGAGGCGGTTTCCTCCATCGAGAAGTTCACCCAGAGCATCCGTCGTGATCTGAGTTTCAGCCTGGACGACTCCACGGGGCGGGTAGTGGTCAAGGTGACCGATTCGACTTCCGGAGAAGTCATCCGGCAAATCCCTTCCGAAGAGGCCCTGCGCCTGGCAGAGCGACTGGACGAAGCGCGCAGCCTGCTGTTCAAGGCGGAAGCCTGA
- a CDS encoding flagellin — MALTVNTNIASLNTQRNLNNSSASLNTSLQRLSTGSRINSAKDDAAGLQIANRLTSQVNGLNVATKNANDGISLAQTAEGALQQSTNILQRMRDLSLQSANGSNSDSERTALNGEVKQLQKELDRISNTTTFGGRKLLDGSFGVASFQVGSAANEIISVGIDEMSAESLNGTYFKADGGGAVTAATASGTVDIAIGITGGSAVNVKVDMKGNETAEQAAAKIAAAVNDANVGIGAFSDGDTISYVSKAGKDGSGAITSAVSGVVIADTGSTGVGTAAGVAPSATAFAKTNDTVAKIDISTAKGAQSAVLVIDEAIKQIDAQRADLGAVQNRFDNTINNLKNIGENVSAARGRIEDTDFAAETANLTKNQVLQQAGTAILAQANQLPQSVLSLLR, encoded by the coding sequence ATGGCCTTGACCGTCAACACCAACATCGCTTCGCTGAACACTCAGCGGAACCTGAACAACTCTTCCGCGTCGCTGAACACTTCGCTGCAGCGTCTGTCCACCGGTTCGCGCATCAACAGCGCCAAGGACGACGCCGCCGGCCTGCAGATCGCCAACCGTCTGACCAGCCAGGTCAACGGCCTGAACGTGGCTACCAAGAACGCCAACGACGGTATCTCCCTGGCGCAGACCGCTGAAGGCGCCCTGCAGCAGTCGACCAACATCCTGCAGCGTATGCGTGACCTGTCCCTGCAGTCGGCCAACGGCTCCAACAGCGACTCCGAGCGTACCGCTCTGAACGGCGAAGTGAAGCAACTGCAGAAAGAACTGGATCGTATCAGCAACACCACCACCTTCGGTGGCCGCAAGCTGCTCGACGGTTCCTTCGGCGTCGCCAGCTTCCAGGTGGGTTCGGCCGCCAACGAAATCATCAGCGTCGGCATCGACGAGATGAGCGCAGAGTCGCTGAACGGCACCTACTTCAAGGCTGACGGCGGCGGCGCGGTCACTGCTGCAACCGCTTCGGGCACCGTCGACATCGCGATCGGCATCACCGGCGGCAGCGCCGTGAACGTCAAGGTCGACATGAAGGGCAACGAAACCGCCGAGCAGGCGGCTGCCAAGATCGCCGCAGCGGTCAACGACGCCAACGTCGGCATCGGTGCCTTCAGCGACGGCGATACCATCAGCTATGTTTCCAAAGCTGGCAAGGATGGCTCCGGTGCGATCACTAGCGCGGTTTCCGGCGTTGTCATCGCTGACACCGGCAGCACCGGCGTAGGCACCGCGGCTGGCGTAGCCCCTTCCGCTACCGCTTTCGCCAAGACCAACGACACCGTCGCCAAGATCGACATCTCCACCGCGAAGGGCGCTCAGTCCGCCGTGCTGGTGATCGACGAGGCGATCAAGCAGATCGACGCCCAGCGTGCCGACCTCGGTGCGGTGCAGAACCGCTTCGACAACACCATCAACAACCTGAAGAACATCGGTGAGAACGTATCGGCTGCTCGCGGCCGGATCGAAGACACCGACTTCGCAGCCGAAACCGCCAACCTGACCAAGAACCAAGTGCTGCAACAAGCCGGCACCGCGATCCTGGCCCAGGCCAACCAGCTGCCGCAGTCGGTTCTGAGCCTGCTGCGCTAA